One window of the Granulicella arctica genome contains the following:
- a CDS encoding Gfo/Idh/MocA family protein: MKKIGMGLIGPGFVAAHHIDAVRRLGDVEVVAIAGSSQESADRKAREYKVDRAYGDFHALIADPDIQVIHNTTPNYLHLPVTMAAIAAGKHVISDKPLAINSRDGRTMRDAAVAAKIGHVVTFNYRGNPLVQQARGMVSRGEAGGVSFVHGHYLQDWLTDPNVYSWRSDPAKGGVSSALGDIGSHWCDLAEHMSGQRIVSVLADLTTVIPVRYSAGASAQAFSGDSSGERTAVEVHAEDLASVLLRFDGGAKGSFSVGQVLPGHKNDLQLEVNGRTCSLKWKQEEQNELWIGHHNKPNAMMAKDPSLVSPEVLRYVHLPGGHQESWADAFLNVMRDAYEWIGDGAAPASKPSMLPTFDDGYRSTCIVEAMLQSHAEGGVWKSVEYVASQA; this comes from the coding sequence ATGAAGAAGATTGGAATGGGTTTGATCGGGCCGGGCTTCGTTGCAGCGCATCACATCGATGCGGTTCGGCGGCTGGGTGATGTCGAGGTGGTGGCGATTGCGGGCTCGTCGCAGGAGTCCGCCGACCGCAAGGCCAGGGAGTATAAGGTTGACCGGGCCTATGGCGATTTTCATGCGCTAATCGCTGATCCGGATATCCAGGTGATCCACAATACGACGCCGAACTACCTGCACCTGCCGGTGACGATGGCGGCGATCGCGGCGGGAAAGCATGTGATCTCGGACAAGCCGCTGGCGATCAATTCGCGGGATGGCCGGACGATGCGCGATGCGGCTGTGGCGGCGAAGATCGGCCATGTCGTGACGTTCAACTATCGTGGGAACCCGCTGGTGCAGCAGGCGCGAGGGATGGTAAGCCGCGGTGAGGCAGGTGGCGTGAGCTTTGTGCACGGCCACTATTTGCAGGACTGGTTGACCGATCCGAATGTCTACTCGTGGCGGTCGGACCCGGCGAAGGGTGGTGTCAGTTCGGCGCTGGGCGACATCGGTTCGCATTGGTGCGATCTCGCGGAGCATATGTCCGGCCAGAGGATCGTGTCGGTGCTGGCGGACCTGACGACGGTGATCCCGGTGCGCTACTCGGCTGGTGCTTCGGCGCAGGCCTTCTCGGGAGACAGTAGCGGCGAGCGAACTGCTGTCGAAGTGCACGCGGAGGATCTTGCCAGTGTGCTGCTTCGCTTCGACGGCGGGGCAAAGGGTTCTTTCTCGGTTGGGCAGGTGTTGCCGGGTCATAAGAACGACCTGCAACTTGAAGTGAACGGAAGAACCTGCTCGCTGAAGTGGAAGCAGGAGGAGCAGAATGAGCTTTGGATCGGTCACCACAACAAGCCGAACGCGATGATGGCGAAGGACCCGTCGCTGGTTTCGCCTGAGGTATTGCGGTATGTTCATCTGCCGGGCGGTCATCAGGAGTCGTGGGCGGACGCGTTTCTGAACGTAATGCGGGATGCGTATGAGTGGATCGGCGACGGTGCCGCTCCGGCGAGCAAGCCTTCGATGCTGCCGACCTTCGACGACGGATACCGTTCGACCTGTATCGTTGAAGCCATGCTGCAAAGCCACGCCGAGGGCGGAGTCTGGAAGAGCGTGGAGTACGTGGCGAGCCAGGCGTAG
- a CDS encoding sugar phosphate isomerase/epimerase family protein, translated as MRLGVFTALLAQMPLKDVLAKLKALDITTVELGTGNYPGNAHCKLSMLDNPAELKEFKQKLDDAGVSISALSCHGNSLHPDATQAKQAQETNQKTILLAEKLGVSVVVDFSGCPGDSPNAKAPNWVTCPWPPEYLDVLAWQWDKVVTPYWLERGKLAADHGVKVAIEMHPGFVVYSPETMLRLRAIAGDSVGCNYDPSHMFWQGIDPIAAVRVLGDAIFHVHAKDTQMYPANLARTGVLDTKPYTDERHRGWIFRTCGYGHGAEWWKEFVSTLRMFGYDDVLSIEHEDSLLSPEEGLTKAAQFLNDVVIKEAPAAAWWV; from the coding sequence ATGAGGCTTGGAGTATTTACAGCGCTGCTCGCGCAGATGCCCTTGAAGGACGTTCTCGCGAAGCTGAAGGCGCTAGACATTACGACGGTGGAACTGGGAACGGGGAACTATCCCGGTAACGCACATTGCAAGCTATCGATGCTTGATAACCCGGCTGAGTTGAAGGAGTTCAAGCAGAAGCTCGACGATGCGGGCGTAAGCATCAGTGCGCTGAGCTGTCATGGGAATTCACTGCACCCGGACGCGACGCAGGCCAAGCAGGCGCAAGAGACGAACCAGAAGACGATCCTGTTGGCAGAGAAGCTTGGCGTGTCGGTAGTAGTGGACTTCTCGGGTTGTCCCGGCGATTCGCCCAACGCGAAGGCTCCGAACTGGGTGACGTGCCCGTGGCCGCCAGAGTATCTGGATGTGCTGGCGTGGCAGTGGGACAAGGTGGTGACGCCGTACTGGTTGGAGCGGGGCAAACTGGCCGCTGATCATGGTGTGAAGGTGGCGATCGAGATGCATCCCGGCTTCGTTGTCTACAGCCCGGAGACGATGCTTCGGCTGCGGGCGATTGCGGGTGACTCAGTCGGCTGCAACTATGACCCGAGCCACATGTTCTGGCAGGGAATTGACCCCATCGCGGCAGTTCGAGTTCTTGGCGATGCGATCTTCCATGTCCACGCGAAGGATACGCAGATGTACCCGGCGAACCTGGCTCGTACGGGCGTGCTCGATACAAAGCCTTATACCGATGAGCGCCACCGCGGGTGGATCTTTCGGACCTGTGGCTACGGCCACGGAGCGGAGTGGTGGAAGGAGTTCGTCTCCACGCTGCGCATGTTCGGATACGACGACGTGCTCTCCATAGAGCACGAGGACAGCTTGCTCTCCCCGGAAGAGGGGCTTACCAAGGCTGCACAGTTTCTGAACGACGTTGTGATCAAGGAAGCACCCGCGGCGGCATGGTGGGTGTAG
- a CDS encoding c-type cytochrome → MKRLRIAVFVAAAFGMATYSSKLTPIYAASNGEQAGATQAAAVEGANSVGAKAYASHCSMCHGQQREGMAPIFPSLVGVGRRLTDEQILGIVHNGRGKMPAQPALEAEEVNAIIRFLKTDDLSGAKAATSSASDLKAVHTAALTGPGNSIFQQNCAFCHGRDAGGGEAGPDLTRSKLVASDVNGDKISDVVRNGRIEKKMPAFKFSNDELASVVEYIHAQADKAKSQKPGSRKGVDVSDLQTGNAEAGKKYFTSAGCVKCHSETGDMAGVATRFQGLQLEERMLYPRDAKSTVAVTLPSGEKVSGTLAYQDEFTVGLKGSDGVYHSWNVNNVKFTVDSPVDAHVEQFPKYTDGDIHNLMAYLQTLK, encoded by the coding sequence ATGAAAAGACTTCGGATTGCGGTATTTGTAGCAGCGGCGTTTGGGATGGCGACGTACTCCAGCAAGCTGACGCCGATATATGCGGCCTCAAACGGCGAGCAGGCGGGGGCTACGCAGGCTGCGGCGGTTGAGGGTGCGAACTCGGTCGGCGCCAAGGCTTACGCGAGTCATTGCTCCATGTGTCACGGTCAACAGCGTGAGGGGATGGCGCCCATATTCCCTTCGCTCGTCGGTGTGGGCCGCAGGCTTACGGATGAGCAGATCCTCGGGATTGTCCATAATGGCCGCGGCAAGATGCCTGCACAACCGGCGCTCGAGGCCGAAGAGGTCAATGCGATCATTCGCTTTCTGAAAACGGACGATTTGTCCGGCGCCAAGGCGGCAACGAGTAGCGCGAGCGACCTGAAGGCGGTCCACACGGCGGCGCTTACTGGTCCGGGTAATTCAATCTTCCAACAGAACTGCGCTTTCTGTCATGGTCGCGATGCGGGCGGCGGCGAGGCTGGGCCGGACCTGACGCGATCGAAGCTGGTTGCATCGGACGTGAACGGCGACAAGATCTCTGATGTGGTGCGGAACGGCCGCATTGAGAAGAAGATGCCGGCCTTCAAATTCTCCAATGATGAGTTGGCCAGCGTAGTCGAGTACATCCACGCGCAGGCGGACAAGGCCAAGTCGCAGAAGCCGGGCAGCCGCAAGGGTGTCGATGTGTCCGACCTGCAGACGGGCAATGCTGAAGCTGGAAAGAAGTATTTCACCAGCGCAGGCTGTGTGAAGTGCCACTCTGAGACCGGGGACATGGCGGGTGTCGCTACGCGCTTTCAGGGACTGCAACTCGAAGAGCGCATGCTCTATCCGCGTGATGCAAAGAGCACCGTGGCTGTGACGCTACCGTCGGGGGAGAAGGTCTCAGGCACGCTGGCATATCAGGATGAGTTCACGGTTGGCCTGAAGGGCAGCGATGGTGTGTATCACTCGTGGAACGTGAACAACGTGAAGTTTACGGTGGACTCACCTGTGGACGCACACGTTGAGCAGTTTCCGAAGTACACGGACGGCGACATCCACAACCTGATGGCTTATCTGCAGACGCTAAAGTAG
- a CDS encoding ThuA domain-containing protein, with amino-acid sequence MRASRMFSFSVVLLVAGSFLHAQGAPATMPPPAPHMKPTHLKHVLVIGQTKGFEHDSVSTVMASIYNMGKESGLWDTMIRTDTELLTKKDFGKNNTKNLNYFDVLIFASTTGELDMDAAQKADTIAFVKEDGKGFVGIHAALDTNYKWPEYGDMIGGYFDQHPWMTFNAPIVTEDPDFPAVRHFPKAFVKYDEIYQPKDFSRDKVNVLLSLDPTKLDYTNNPRVHRMDHDFPVAWSKMYGKGRVFYSTLGHTEEAWDDPDIKKMYFEAIKWALGMTDGSTASHARPAAFANAK; translated from the coding sequence GTGCGCGCTTCTCGGATGTTTTCTTTTTCGGTGGTCCTGCTGGTTGCAGGGTCGTTTCTTCATGCACAAGGTGCACCGGCTACGATGCCTCCGCCAGCACCGCACATGAAGCCTACCCACCTGAAGCATGTACTGGTGATCGGACAGACGAAGGGTTTTGAACACGATTCGGTGTCGACGGTGATGGCCTCTATCTACAACATGGGCAAAGAGAGCGGCCTATGGGACACGATGATCCGGACGGATACGGAGTTGCTGACGAAGAAGGACTTCGGGAAGAACAATACCAAGAATCTCAACTACTTCGATGTGCTGATCTTTGCGAGCACGACCGGCGAATTGGACATGGATGCGGCCCAGAAGGCGGATACGATTGCCTTTGTGAAGGAAGACGGCAAGGGATTTGTCGGCATCCACGCGGCGCTCGATACGAACTATAAGTGGCCTGAGTATGGCGACATGATTGGCGGCTACTTCGACCAGCACCCCTGGATGACCTTCAACGCGCCCATTGTGACCGAAGATCCTGACTTTCCGGCTGTCCGCCACTTTCCCAAGGCGTTTGTGAAGTACGACGAGATCTACCAGCCGAAGGACTTTTCGCGTGACAAGGTGAACGTGCTGCTGAGCCTTGATCCGACGAAGCTGGATTACACGAATAATCCCCGGGTTCACCGGATGGACCATGACTTCCCGGTGGCGTGGTCGAAGATGTATGGCAAGGGTCGCGTCTTCTACTCGACACTCGGTCATACTGAAGAGGCGTGGGATGACCCGGATATCAAGAAGATGTACTTCGAAGCGATCAAGTGGGCGCTCGGCATGACGGATGGCAGCACGGCGTCGCATGCTCGTCCTGCGGCATTCGCCAACGCGAAATAG